The Paenibacillus mucilaginosus 3016 genome includes the window TAACTCGTCAGGAATACAATCTGCTCGTGATGCCGCTTCATTTCCCTCAGCTTCCGAGCCGTCTGAATCCCATTCCATCCATTCATTTCAATATCAAGGATAAGAATATGGAATGAAGCCTCCCATTCCACATAATGCGCTATTAATTGTTCGCCGGACTCAAACTCCTCAACTTCAAAATCGATCCCAGTCTTCACCGATAAAGCGAGCAGCATCTGCCTTACTCGTTTCCTCTGCTGCTCCTCGTCATCACAGATCGCAATTCGGTACATAGGTCGCTCCTTTCTTTACCGCTGCCGCAGCTTCACTTGTAAGACGGATCAGGTATTCATCTGCGGATTTCCGCTAAATATTATAAATACATACACAAAGAAGCCACTCCTGACAATGGAGTGGTTACTTAGATAGAACTCCCCGTATATTCCCTTTACTTACACATCCTGGCACAAGTGTAATCATGCACCATACCTGCCGTGCTTGGGGGATTTGTCCACGATTTCATTTTACTTCCTCATTGCTTAGCTGTAAACGCGTTTTATTTCATTGTTTACCCCTTGCTTTTTTCATTAAAAGCCCCTGTAACATACTGGGAAAACCGGCAAGTTAGACCCTATTTCGGTAGTATTCAATTCATGTTTTATAAAGCGGTTCTAATATTATAATCCGTTTCATTTATGATACGGTTCCCCCCGCATAATCCGAAACGCCCTATACACCTGCTCCACCAGCACGAGCCGCATAAGCTGGTGGGGCAGCGTCATGCGCCCGAACGAGAGCTTGAGGTCCGCGCGCGCGAGCACCTCGGGGGCGAGGCCGAGCGAGCCGCCGATAATGAACGCAACGGAGCTGCGCCCGTACGTGGCGAGGTCCTGCAGCTGCCGCGCGAGATCCTCGCTCGAGAGCGGCTTGCCGTCGATCGCGAGGGCGATGACGAAGGCGCCTTCGTTCACCTTCGCGAGGATGCGCTCGCCCTCGCGCTGCTTCACCTGCGCCTCTTCCGCGGCGCTGAGGGTCTCGGGCGTCTTCTCGTCGGGCACCTCGACGATGGAGATTTTGGCGTAAGGGCCAAGCCGCTTCGTGTATTCGGCAATTCCCTCGACGAGGTACTTTTCCTTGAGCTTGCCCACCGTAATCATCTGGATATTCATCCTCAGTCCACTCTCCTTGTCCACCTGCTGTATAAGCAAAAAGAAGGCCGCCCCAGGCCAGCCCTCTTCCATTGGTATGTGCTATATAGTTTTGTATCAGACCACCAGGAACCGTCCCGGACCGGCGCACCGCTCGCAGTGGGAGGGTGCCTCCCATGCCTTGAACTCCACTTCTTCCAGGTCCACGATATCCGGTGCATCCTCGTACTCATCAACGAACATATCGATTGCCAGTTCCAAATGCTCTTTACAAACCACGTGCATAACCGAAACCCCTTTTTCTCTCTTGTGCTGCGCATAGGCAGGCTGCAAACCTTATGTTCTTAGTGTACCCCAAAAGGGGATATCTAACAACCGCCAGATTGAGCCTACGCTCTCTTCATGCCATGTTTCAAACAGGGAGCAAAACGCTCGCATCCACAATCAGCAGTGCCCCCGCCGATCACCCCAAAAAAACTTACCGATCTTTAAGCTCCTCGAGCTGCAGCTGGACGGAGTTCTTTTTGGCGCCGCGGTAATAGGTTACCTGAATCTGCTCCCCGACCCGCTTCTGGCTGTAGATGTACTTGCGCAGCGCCAGGGTGCTGTCCACCGGCTTGCCGTCCAGCTCGACGATCACGTCGCTGCTCTTCAGCCCCGCATCCTTGGCAGGTCCAACTACATCGAGGACGAGCACGCCCTTTTTCACATCCGAAGGCAGCTCCAGACCCTCCGTGCCCTTATAGGCCTGCAGATCCTGCGTCACCACGCCCATGTAAGGCCGCGTCACCTTCTGGTCCTTGATCAGCGTGTCGATGACACCCTTGGCCTGGTTGATCGGGATGGCAAAACCAAGGCCCTCCACGCCCATGTCGGCCACCTTCATCGTGTTGATGCCGACGACCTTGCCCTCGAGGTTCACGAGCGCACCGCCGCTGTTCCCCTGGTTGATGGCCGCATCCGTCTGGATCACGTCCATCTCCCAGTCGAACTCCCCCTCCTGGCCAAGGGTCACGGGAATCGTCCGCTTCGGCCACGAGATGATGCCCTGGGTCACCGTCGGCGCGTAGCCGATGCCGAGCGGGTTGCCGACGGCAATCGCCGTCTCGCCCGGCTGCAGGGCATCCGAGTCGCCGAATTCGGCGAGCTGCTTAATCCCCGCGCCGTCCATCTCCAGAACCGCGAGGTCCGTGATCTGATCGCGTCCGAGCAGGGTCGCCGGACGTTTTTCGCCGGAGATCGACACGACGTCGAGCTTCGCAAAGCCTTCCACGACGTGGTTATTCGTCACGATCCGCACTTTGTCGCCGGAGCGGGCGAAGATGACGCCGGAGCCGAGTCCCATCGCCCCGCTCCTCGCCTCGTCCTCTCCGCCGCCGTCCAGGTTCGAGCCGACAATGCTGACCACCGTCGGCGCGACCTTGGCCGTGGCTCCCACTACCGTATCGCTGCGGCGGCGGTCTTCACTGACCCCATCCGTAACAGCCGGGGCCATGGCGCTCATCGCCTCAGTACCGTAGAACGCGTGATCCTCCGCTTCCTGAACGCTGCTGTACCCCAGGATCAGGGCAGTGAAGGCCACGGCAGCTCCTGCGGCCGGCAGTGCCCAGACAGGAAGGGGCCTCGGCAGCTTCCATCCGCGCCGGCGCTTCGGTCTCCGCCAAGCATCCCGAACCGGCGAAGATACCTTCGCCGTATAGAAATCGTCATCATCGAACAAACTCACTCCGCCGCCCCCTTAGGCCGTCTGTTCGCCGCTCCCACCGCGTCCATCCGGTTCCATACCTTGTATATTCATTGTACCGTAACCCTAGCAGTACAAACAATTAGAGAAAAGAGGAATGATTCTCCTCCTGCTAGACTAGACTAAGAACATGAAGAAGAATCCCCCGAGCGAAAGGAAGAGGACGCATGACCACGAGCAATAACCGTGTACACAGCCATCTCGACGAGATCGAGTGGATCGGCAAGATCGCCGATCTCAAGGAGGAACACTACCGCCAGACGCTGGTGCTCAGCGCACTGATCGAGCTGCTGGCCGACAAGGGCATTCTCTCCGTAGCGGAACTGGCCGCCAAAGCCCAGGGGCTCGAAGTCATCGATACGCCGGCCGAGCCGACCATCGCACGGGCCCAGCCTGACCTCGACTCGCTGGAGATCCCTCCAGCTGCAGCAGAAGCCTAAGGCCTAACGGACAGCTTACAATGACAGCATCAGCATTTTAAAAGCCAGCCTGCTCACCCGAATCCACATAGAAGGGGCTCCGGACTCCTCTTGCTCTTCCCGGCCTAGTCTTCACCCACCTGATCCCACTCCGTAGCCCGGTTGTGGTACGTCCCCATGAGCTTCGCCCGGTGATCGTCCGGCTGGAGACGGTCTTCTACCATGTTATTCACCGTCAGCTTGGCCAAGTCGAGCATGTTGTGATCCAGACTCAGGTGCGCGAGGTACACGCGCTTGGTCTTCGTCGTCATGACATCGACCAGTCCTTCGCCCGCCGCTTCGTTGGACAAGTGTCCCGTATCCCCGAGAATGCGGCGCTTGATATTCCAAGGGTAGCGCCCCATCCGCAGCATCTCGATATCGTGATTCGATTCCAGGATGAGCACATCGCTGTCCTGGATTTTTTCTTTGACCTTGGAGCTCATGTAGCCGAGGTCGGTGGCCAGACTGAGCTTCTCTTCCCCGTGATAAAAGCAGTACCCCACCGGCTCCGCCGCATCGTGGGAGATGCCGTAGGACTCCACCTGCAGGTCCCCGAACTCGCGCATCTCTCCCGTCTGCATCACACAGCGGTTGCCTTCGGCAATCTCGCCGATGCTGCGGTCAAGCTCCTCCCACGTCTTCTCGTTGGCGTAGACCGGCAGGTCATACTTGCGGGCGATCGCCCCGAGCCCCTTAATATGGTCGGAATGCTCGTGTGTGACAAGCACCGCATCCAGCTCGTCCATCGACATGCCCTTCTCTTTGAGCAGCCCCTCCACTTTCTTCGCGCTGAGGCCAGCGTCGATGAGCACCTTGCCCTGATCGGTTGTGACGACCATGGCATTTCCCGTCGATCCGCTGGCCAGCACCGTAAACCGTATACCCATGAATCATTTCCCCTTACTGCCTGCTTTTTGGATTCAGCGGCTCTTCCACCGCCCCGTTCAGCGCGTGGACGTAATACGTCAGTCCGTTGCCGAGCGATACCCGCCACGACGGCCACATGTTGCGGGTCTGCGAATTCGATACCTGCTCGTGATAGCCGAGCTGTACGCCGCGGATCACCGAACCGTTCGGCAAATAGTTCTCGATCAGCCGCCGCAGCGCAATATACGCCGTGATGACCTTCTGCTCCTTGAGCTCGTCCCCTTCGGCCTCCGGCTGCACCTCCACATAAGACTGCGTGTACGAGGTCACCATGCCGTTCTGCTCAAGCAGCTTCAGCTGCACATCGAACATCGGCAGCCGGCCGTACATCTGCTGGAACACATAGGTTCCGCCGGTGCTTCCTACCGGATCGTATTCGTACGCTCCGGTCTTCGGGATGCCCGTCTTCGCCAGGATGTCCCGGAACCCGCTGCGGTTGATCAGCGGATCGAACCGCAGCGGCTCCGCAACCGGCTTGGGCACCTCCACCGTCAGGCTCTCGTCGAACTTCACGACGATCTCCCGCAGCTTCGGCACGTCCTTCGGAATGTCCGCCGGCACCTGGATGTTTTTGAGCTTCACAAGCTTCTGCAGCTCTTCCGCCACCCCGCTGTTGTCCGCTTCGAACTCCAGCAGGTCCGCCCGGCTCGTCAGGAGCTGGAACGCCAGCAGAATATTCAAGATCAGAAACGATAGTATCAATATGGTCTTGGCCCGGCCCCAGTCCATCCGCCGAAGACCTCCCCTCTTGGGATTGCAGCTTATGTCCGGGGCTGACCGCAGCCCCTAGTCGATAAATTCATAGGATCCGTCGCGCAGCTCCGCCGTCCATCCCGGGATCAGTTCCAGGGTCC containing:
- the rlmH gene encoding 23S rRNA (pseudouridine(1915)-N(3))-methyltransferase RlmH; translation: MNIQMITVGKLKEKYLVEGIAEYTKRLGPYAKISIVEVPDEKTPETLSAAEEAQVKQREGERILAKVNEGAFVIALAIDGKPLSSEDLARQLQDLATYGRSSVAFIIGGSLGLAPEVLARADLKLSFGRMTLPHQLMRLVLVEQVYRAFRIMRGEPYHK
- a CDS encoding CxxH/CxxC protein, with translation MHVVCKEHLELAIDMFVDEYEDAPDIVDLEEVEFKAWEAPSHCERCAGPGRFLVV
- a CDS encoding S1C family serine protease; amino-acid sequence: MFDDDDFYTAKVSSPVRDAWRRPKRRRGWKLPRPLPVWALPAAGAAVAFTALILGYSSVQEAEDHAFYGTEAMSAMAPAVTDGVSEDRRRSDTVVGATAKVAPTVVSIVGSNLDGGGEDEARSGAMGLGSGVIFARSGDKVRIVTNNHVVEGFAKLDVVSISGEKRPATLLGRDQITDLAVLEMDGAGIKQLAEFGDSDALQPGETAIAVGNPLGIGYAPTVTQGIISWPKRTIPVTLGQEGEFDWEMDVIQTDAAINQGNSGGALVNLEGKVVGINTMKVADMGVEGLGFAIPINQAKGVIDTLIKDQKVTRPYMGVVTQDLQAYKGTEGLELPSDVKKGVLVLDVVGPAKDAGLKSSDVIVELDGKPVDSTLALRKYIYSQKRVGEQIQVTYYRGAKKNSVQLQLEELKDR
- a CDS encoding MBL fold metallo-hydrolase, which gives rise to MGIRFTVLASGSTGNAMVVTTDQGKVLIDAGLSAKKVEGLLKEKGMSMDELDAVLVTHEHSDHIKGLGAIARKYDLPVYANEKTWEELDRSIGEIAEGNRCVMQTGEMREFGDLQVESYGISHDAAEPVGYCFYHGEEKLSLATDLGYMSSKVKEKIQDSDVLILESNHDIEMLRMGRYPWNIKRRILGDTGHLSNEAAGEGLVDVMTTKTKRVYLAHLSLDHNMLDLAKLTVNNMVEDRLQPDDHRAKLMGTYHNRATEWDQVGED
- the yycI gene encoding two-component system regulatory protein YycI → MDWGRAKTILILSFLILNILLAFQLLTSRADLLEFEADNSGVAEELQKLVKLKNIQVPADIPKDVPKLREIVVKFDESLTVEVPKPVAEPLRFDPLINRSGFRDILAKTGIPKTGAYEYDPVGSTGGTYVFQQMYGRLPMFDVQLKLLEQNGMVTSYTQSYVEVQPEAEGDELKEQKVITAYIALRRLIENYLPNGSVIRGVQLGYHEQVSNSQTRNMWPSWRVSLGNGLTYYVHALNGAVEEPLNPKSRQ